A DNA window from bacterium contains the following coding sequences:
- the nadD gene encoding nicotinate-nucleotide adenylyltransferase — protein MKLGLFGGTFNPIHIGHLKIARKVLDDFGLDKLIFIPSGNPPHKNAEDIAGALHRIKMIELAIADEACLALLGSSRRERFEVSDIEIKRKGTSYTLDTIKQIKEIYGKDAILYFISGADMALDLPNWKDPLKILELSHFIAVQRPNFSLEKLNEEYRKKMIFVEGVSIEVSSSDIRKRIKEGKTIKTLVPEVVEKYIKDNALFI, from the coding sequence ATGAAATTAGGTTTATTCGGCGGGACTTTTAATCCAATACATATCGGGCATCTTAAGATAGCCCGTAAGGTGTTGGATGATTTTGGATTGGATAAATTAATTTTTATTCCTTCAGGCAATCCCCCGCATAAGAATGCGGAAGACATTGCAGGTGCCCTTCATCGCATAAAAATGATAGAACTTGCAATTGCCGATGAAGCCTGTCTCGCCTTATTAGGCTCGTCAAGGCGGGAAAGATTTGAGGTGTCGGATATTGAAATCAAAAGAAAAGGCACGTCTTACACGCTGGACACCATAAAACAAATAAAAGAAATTTATGGTAAGGATGCGATTCTTTATTTTATTTCCGGGGCTGATATGGCTTTGGATTTGCCTAACTGGAAAGACCCGTTAAAAATACTTGAACTTTCGCATTTTATAGCGGTACAAAGGCCCAATTTTTCCCTTGAAAAACTTAACGAGGAATATCGCAAAAAAATGATTTTTGTTGAAGGAGTGTCAATTGAGGTGTCTTCTTCGGATATTCGGAAACGAATTAAAGAGGGTAAAACCATAAAAACATTGGTTCCAGAAGTCGTAGAAAAGTATATAAAAGACAATGCCCTGTTCATTTGA